One window from the genome of Spirosoma rhododendri encodes:
- a CDS encoding NADH-quinone oxidoreductase subunit B has protein sequence MASNIKVVEGPESYDGAGFQATSFDKIIGLARANSLWPLPFATSCCGIEFMSTMASTFDLARFGSERPSFSPRQADMLLVAGTIAKKMGPVVKQVYLQMAEPRWVIAIGACASSGGIFDTYSVLQGIDRIIPVDVYVPGCPPRPEQILEGVMQVQELAKNESLRRRNTEEYQKLLNSYSIQ, from the coding sequence ATGGCTAGTAATATCAAGGTAGTAGAAGGTCCTGAGAGTTACGACGGAGCTGGTTTTCAGGCCACTTCATTCGATAAAATAATTGGCCTGGCACGGGCCAACTCGCTTTGGCCGCTGCCATTCGCGACTTCCTGTTGCGGCATCGAGTTCATGTCCACGATGGCATCGACATTCGACCTGGCCCGGTTCGGGTCGGAGCGTCCCAGCTTTTCGCCCCGGCAGGCCGATATGCTGCTGGTAGCCGGTACGATTGCCAAGAAGATGGGTCCCGTCGTTAAGCAGGTGTATCTGCAAATGGCCGAGCCCCGTTGGGTAATTGCCATCGGTGCCTGCGCGTCGAGCGGGGGTATTTTCGACACGTACAGCGTTTTGCAGGGTATCGACCGGATTATTCCGGTTGACGTTTACGTACCCGGCTGCCCGCCCCGTCCCGAACAGATTCTGGAAGGTGTGATGCAGGTGCAGGAACTGGCGAAAAATGAGTCGCTGCGTCGTCGCAATACCGAAGAGTACCAAAAACTGCTGAACTCATACAGTATCCAATAA
- a CDS encoding NADH-quinone oxidoreductase subunit C, whose protein sequence is MFTNEQLAQHIINQFGDTVGDFDDPYDLLTFSTSRERIVSVISYLQNDPTLQVNFLTDITAVHYPDSPGKEYCVVYHMHSFVHNFRLRIKVFLTADDLHIPTMVPLFASANWMERETFDYFGILFDGHPDLRRILNMEEMDYHPMRKEYPLEDATREDKIDALFGR, encoded by the coding sequence ATGTTCACCAACGAGCAACTTGCGCAGCATATCATCAATCAGTTTGGCGATACCGTCGGTGACTTCGACGACCCATACGACCTACTCACGTTTTCAACCAGCCGGGAGCGGATCGTTTCGGTCATCAGCTACTTACAGAACGACCCTACCCTACAGGTCAATTTCCTGACCGACATTACGGCGGTTCATTACCCCGACTCGCCGGGTAAGGAATACTGCGTGGTGTATCACATGCACAGCTTCGTTCATAATTTCCGGCTGCGCATCAAAGTGTTCCTTACGGCCGACGACCTGCATATTCCGACGATGGTACCGCTGTTTGCCAGCGCCAACTGGATGGAGCGCGAAACGTTCGATTATTTCGGTATCCTCTTCGACGGGCACCCGGACTTGCGCCGAATCCTGAACATGGAAGAGATGGATTACCATCCGATGCGCAAAGAGTACCCGCTGGAAGACGCCACCCGTGAAGACAAGATCGACGCTTTGTTTGGCCGGTAA
- the nuoD gene encoding NADH dehydrogenase (quinone) subunit D: MVSEELDITKQNLPAEQGPVQYVNELTTLNLGPTHPATHGIFQNVLQMDGEKIVSGEQTIGYIHRAFEKIAERRPFYQITTLTDRMNYCSSPINNMGWHMTVEKLLGIEVPKRAQYIRVILMELARIADHIICNGILGVDTGAFTGFLYIYQERENIYEIYEEICGARLTTNMGRIGGMERDLSPTAIRKINEFLDRFPGVLREFENLFNRNRIFMDRVVGVGGISAERALSYGFTGPNLRAAGVDYDVRVMNPYSSYQDFEFDIPVGQSGDTYDRFMVRNEEMWQSMRIIRQAMDNLPEGSYYADAPQYYLPPKQEVYKNMEALIYHFKIVMGEIDAPVGEVYHAVEGGNGELGFYLISDGGRAPYRLHFRRPCFIYYQAYPEMCKGLTLSDAIVIMSSMNVIAGELDG, from the coding sequence ATGGTTTCCGAAGAACTTGATATAACGAAGCAAAACCTGCCCGCCGAGCAGGGACCTGTTCAGTACGTCAACGAACTGACTACGCTTAACCTCGGACCGACGCACCCCGCCACGCACGGTATTTTCCAGAACGTGCTGCAAATGGATGGGGAGAAGATCGTATCGGGTGAGCAGACAATCGGCTACATACACCGGGCGTTCGAGAAAATCGCTGAACGTCGGCCCTTCTACCAGATTACCACCCTGACCGACCGCATGAACTACTGTTCATCGCCGATCAATAACATGGGCTGGCACATGACGGTCGAGAAGCTGCTGGGTATCGAAGTACCGAAGCGGGCCCAATACATTCGGGTGATCCTGATGGAACTGGCCCGGATCGCCGACCACATTATCTGCAACGGTATTCTTGGTGTCGACACCGGTGCCTTTACCGGCTTCCTGTATATCTATCAGGAGCGGGAAAACATCTACGAAATTTACGAAGAGATTTGTGGTGCCCGACTGACGACCAACATGGGTCGGATTGGCGGTATGGAGCGCGATCTTTCCCCGACTGCGATCCGCAAGATCAACGAGTTTCTGGACCGGTTTCCGGGCGTGCTGCGTGAGTTCGAGAATCTGTTCAACCGCAACCGGATCTTTATGGACCGCGTCGTAGGGGTTGGTGGTATCTCGGCGGAACGCGCCCTGAGTTACGGCTTTACCGGCCCAAACCTTCGGGCTGCGGGTGTCGACTACGACGTTCGGGTGATGAATCCGTATTCGTCGTACCAGGATTTCGAGTTTGACATTCCTGTCGGTCAGAGTGGCGACACCTACGATCGGTTTATGGTTCGAAACGAAGAGATGTGGCAGAGCATGCGCATTATCCGTCAGGCGATGGATAACCTGCCGGAGGGTTCTTACTACGCCGATGCCCCCCAGTACTACCTCCCGCCCAAGCAGGAAGTATACAAAAATATGGAAGCACTGATCTATCACTTTAAAATTGTGATGGGCGAAATCGACGCACCGGTCGGCGAAGTGTACCACGCTGTCGAAGGCGGAAACGGTGAGCTGGGCTTCTACCTGATCAGCGATGGCGGACGCGCTCCGTATCGGTTGCACTTCCGGCGGCCGTGTTTCATTTATTACCAGGCATACCCCGAAATGTGTAAGGGGCTGACGCTGTCGGATGCGATTGTCATCATGAGCAGCATGAACGTAATCGCGGGTGAACTAGACGGGTAA
- a CDS encoding NADH-quinone oxidoreductase subunit NuoE family protein: MTTESTIQFTPERLAEATEIIARYPEGKQKSALLPLLHLMQEQEGWTSPEGMDYIARMLDIQPIEVYEVATFYTMYHVQPVGKHVIEYCRTGPCCLMGGEDVLGHLKQRLGIDTGQTTVDGQFTLKEVECLAACGMGPVFQVREKYYMHLTNDRVDEIIDELSK; the protein is encoded by the coding sequence ATGACCACCGAATCCACCATACAGTTTACGCCGGAACGGCTGGCTGAAGCCACTGAAATTATCGCCCGATACCCGGAAGGGAAGCAGAAATCGGCGCTTCTTCCGCTCCTCCACCTGATGCAGGAGCAGGAAGGCTGGACAAGCCCCGAAGGCATGGATTACATTGCCCGAATGCTCGACATCCAGCCGATCGAAGTGTACGAAGTAGCCACCTTCTACACCATGTATCACGTGCAGCCCGTCGGGAAACACGTGATCGAATACTGCCGGACGGGTCCGTGCTGCCTGATGGGTGGCGAAGACGTACTGGGTCACCTCAAGCAACGTTTGGGCATCGACACCGGCCAAACCACCGTCGACGGGCAGTTTACCCTGAAGGAAGTGGAATGCCTGGCCGCGTGCGGAATGGGCCCTGTTTTTCAGGTTCGGGAGAAGTATTACATGCACCTGACCAACGATCGGGTCGACGAAATCATTGACGAACTGTCGAAGTAA
- the nuoF gene encoding NADH-quinone oxidoreductase subunit NuoF, with the protein MATKILTEHIDVPGIETFDVYRQQGGYTAVEKALKTMTPDEIVEEVKKAGVRGRGGAGFPMGMKWSFLAKPEGVPRYLVCNADESEPGTFKDHHLMKNLPHLLIEGMIISSFALGANKSFIYVRGELMYVIRILEKAIAEAKAKGFLGKNILGSGYDLELVVQPGGGAYICGEETALLESLEGKRGNPRNKPPFPAVKGLYQCPTVVNNVESIATTSWIVNNGGDAYAAIGIGRSTGTKLISASGHMRKPGVYEIELGLPVEDFIYADEWCGGIRPGHKFKALVAGGSSVPILPANLALTLANGEKRLMSYESLSDGGFATGTMLGSGGFILFDETSCIVRNTWNFSRFYHHESCGQCSPCREGTGWMEKVLHRIEHGHGHQQDIDLLVDVSKKIEGNTICPLGDAAVWPVASAIRHFRDEFQWHIDHPTEATQPGAVYRGEMALV; encoded by the coding sequence ATGGCGACTAAAATCCTAACAGAACATATTGACGTGCCGGGCATCGAGACTTTCGATGTTTACCGGCAGCAGGGTGGTTATACGGCGGTTGAAAAGGCGCTGAAAACCATGACGCCCGACGAGATTGTTGAGGAAGTCAAGAAAGCCGGTGTTCGGGGGCGGGGTGGTGCCGGTTTCCCGATGGGTATGAAGTGGAGCTTTCTGGCCAAGCCGGAAGGTGTTCCCCGTTATCTCGTCTGCAACGCTGATGAGTCGGAGCCGGGTACGTTCAAGGACCATCACCTGATGAAGAACTTGCCTCACCTGCTGATCGAAGGGATGATTATCTCGTCGTTCGCGCTGGGGGCCAACAAGTCGTTTATCTACGTACGGGGTGAGTTGATGTACGTCATCAGAATCCTCGAAAAAGCGATTGCTGAAGCGAAAGCGAAGGGTTTTCTGGGCAAAAATATTCTGGGCAGCGGCTACGATCTCGAATTGGTCGTGCAGCCCGGCGGTGGCGCGTATATCTGCGGAGAAGAAACTGCGCTGCTGGAATCGCTGGAAGGCAAGCGGGGCAATCCGCGTAACAAGCCGCCGTTCCCCGCCGTCAAAGGACTTTACCAGTGCCCTACGGTTGTTAATAACGTTGAGTCGATTGCCACGACGTCCTGGATCGTGAACAACGGTGGAGATGCTTATGCGGCCATCGGTATCGGCCGTAGCACGGGTACAAAGCTGATTTCGGCGTCGGGACACATGCGTAAGCCGGGCGTGTATGAAATCGAACTGGGCTTGCCGGTTGAAGATTTTATTTACGCTGATGAATGGTGTGGCGGCATTCGGCCCGGCCACAAATTCAAAGCACTGGTTGCCGGTGGTTCGTCCGTCCCAATTCTTCCCGCCAATCTGGCACTGACACTGGCAAACGGTGAGAAGCGTCTGATGAGCTACGAATCCCTGTCGGACGGTGGATTCGCGACGGGCACAATGCTGGGTTCGGGTGGGTTTATCCTGTTCGACGAAACGTCGTGCATCGTACGGAACACGTGGAATTTCTCCCGCTTTTACCACCACGAATCGTGCGGACAGTGTAGCCCCTGCCGCGAGGGTACCGGCTGGATGGAGAAAGTACTCCACCGCATCGAACACGGGCACGGGCATCAGCAGGATATCGATTTGCTGGTTGACGTGTCGAAGAAGATCGAAGGCAACACCATCTGCCCATTAGGTGATGCGGCTGTCTGGCCGGTTGCCAGTGCGATCCGGCACTTCCGCGACGAATTCCAGTGGCACATAGATCATCCAACTGAAGCCACCCAGCCCGGTGCTGTATATCGGGGCGAAATGGCGTTGGTGTAA
- a CDS encoding DUF29 family protein, with amino-acid sequence MEELTLLRKMVEEHDYEGALSIISELDEMAKDDKINKIRSFLGILLIHLIKQQAEQRVTKSWNRSIENALDGITTSNKRRSAGGYYLRPEELSALIDEAFPSAIRNASYEAFEGTHSSDQLAAMIDTDQIKQDAFDRIMAYRP; translated from the coding sequence ATGGAAGAGTTAACGCTGCTACGAAAAATGGTCGAGGAACACGACTACGAAGGTGCTCTCTCCATAATTAGCGAGTTGGATGAGATGGCCAAAGACGATAAAATCAATAAAATCAGATCGTTTTTGGGCATTTTACTGATCCACCTTATCAAGCAACAAGCCGAACAGCGCGTGACAAAGTCGTGGAATCGATCTATCGAAAATGCGCTGGACGGTATTACCACGTCAAACAAGCGTCGAAGCGCGGGGGGCTATTATTTACGACCCGAAGAGCTTTCCGCTTTGATCGATGAGGCATTTCCATCGGCCATTCGTAATGCATCTTACGAAGCGTTTGAGGGTACTCACTCATCCGATCAGCTCGCTGCAATGATTGATACCGATCAGATCAAGCAGGACGCTTTCGACCGGATCATGGCTTACAGACCTTAA